A genomic region of Canis aureus isolate CA01 chromosome 16, VMU_Caureus_v.1.0, whole genome shotgun sequence contains the following coding sequences:
- the GPR142 gene encoding putative G-protein coupled receptor 142, translated as MTLEGQETAGPLRTTLLPTANGSRPSQELEGHWPEIPGRSPCVAGVIPVIYYSILLGLGLPVNLLTTVALARLAARTRKPSYHYLLALTASDIVTQVVIVFVGFLLQGAVLAREVPRAVVRSANILEFAANHASVWIAVLLTVDRYSALCHPLHHRAASSPGRSRRAIATVLGAALLTGVPFYWWLDVWRDADAPSLLDEVLKWAHCLTVYFIPCGVFLAANSAIIWRLRRRSHGGPRPRVGKSTAILLGVTTLFALLWAPRIFVMLYHLYVAPVHRDWRVHLALDVANMTAMLNTAVNFGLYCLVSKTFRATVREVIHDAHLPCTPGSRPEGTAAGSALKPPGLPKGAEM; from the exons CCGGCCCGCTCCGAACGACCCTGCTGCCCACAGCCAACGGCAGTAGGCCAAGCCAGGAGTTGGAGGGCCATTGGCCAGAAATCCCAGGGAGGTCCCCGTGTGTGGCTGGTGTCATCCCTGTCATCTACTACAGCAtcctgctgggcctggggctgcctg TCAACCTCCTGACCACGGTGGCCCTGGCCCGGCTGGCCGCCAGGACCAGGAAGCCCTCCTACCACTACCTTCTGGCGCTCACGGCCTCGGACATCGTCACGCAGGTGGTCATCGTGTTCGTGGGGTTCCTCCTGCAGGGGGCCGTGCTGGCCCGCGAGGTGCCCCGGGCCGTGGTGCGCTCGGCGAACATCCTGGAGTTTGCCGCCAACCACGCCTCGGTGTGGATCGCTGTGCTGCTCACGGTCGACCGCTACAGCGCCCTGTGCCACCCCCTGCACCACCGGGCCGCCTCGTCCCCGGGCCGGAGCCGCCGGGCCATCGCCACCGTCCTCGGAGCTGCCCTGCTGACGGGCGTCCCCTTCTACTGGTGGCTGGACGTGTGGCGGGACGCGGACGCCCCCAGCCTGCTGGACGAGGTCCTCAAGTGGGCCCACTGCCTCACCGTCTACTTCATCCCCTGCGGTGTTTTCCTGGCCGCCAACTCGGCCATCATCTGGCGGCTGCGCAGGAGGAGCCACGGTGGGCCGCGGCCCCGGGTGGGCAAGAGTACGGCCATCCTCCTGGGCGTCACCACGCTCTTCGCCCTCCTTTGGGCGCCCCGGATCTTTGTCATGCTCTACCACCTGTACGTGGCCCCCGTCCACCGGGACTGGAGGGTGCACCTGGCCTTGGACGTGGCCAACATGACCGCCATGCTCAACACCGCCGTCAATTTCGGCCTCTACTGCCTTGTCAGCAAGACTTTCCGGGCCACCGTCCGAGAGGTCATCCACGACGCCCACCTGCCCTGCACCCCGGGGTCGCGGCCAGAGGGCACGGCGGCGGGCTCTGCGCTCAAGCCTCCCGGCCTTCCCAAAGGGGCAGAAATGTAG